In Alistipes ihumii AP11, a genomic segment contains:
- a CDS encoding DUF4491 family protein has protein sequence MEFLIEYRLLGLFIGVCTFLIIGLFHPVVVKAEYYWGTRCWWVFLLLGLGGMAVSLLTDNVLLAALAGVFAFSSLWTIKELFEQRERVAKGWFPANPKRKGKKS, from the coding sequence ATGGAGTTTCTGATCGAGTACCGCCTGCTGGGCTTGTTTATAGGTGTCTGTACGTTTTTGATTATCGGCCTGTTCCACCCCGTCGTCGTCAAGGCGGAGTATTACTGGGGAACGCGATGCTGGTGGGTTTTTCTGTTGCTCGGCTTGGGCGGCATGGCCGTTTCGCTGCTGACCGACAACGTGCTTCTGGCCGCGTTGGCGGGGGTATTCGCCTTTTCGTCGTTATGGACGATCAAGGAACTGTTCGAGCAGCGCGAGCGGGTGGCCAAGGGCTGGTTTCCCGCCAATCCGAAAAGGAAGGGAAAGAAATCGTAA
- a CDS encoding S9 family peptidase, translating to MRNLLTVFFALCTLNTITVSARPAFDYSALRDGTFEQKTVSGVRSLSDGERYTTMSDGRVLCFLYRTGEPAGVLFDASAAEPRIEFTDYVLSADERRLLLTTDVEPIYRHSFTAEYWIYDRQDGSLRRLSQGGPQQQAQFSPDGSRVAFVRGGNLFVADPAAGSERQLTFDGRFNHIINGLPDWVYEEEFSFARAFAWSPDGRKIAYLRFDESRVKQYNMNRFAGGLYPENYTFKYPKAGEQNSVVELYCCDAADGSTVRMDTGEQTDQYIPRLFWTPTGQLGFYRLNRLQNHFEVLLCDSSGASRVVYDERNDRYVERVDGRTVTFLPDGDRFVVRSERDGFMHLYLYSVSEGLLDRITSGEWEVTELLGIEGDRVYYLSTETSPLRRDLYTVRLDGRGKRRLTGGDGTYRIAPSRGFRYFISYFSNVRTPNRVTLHRSDGRLVRTLEDNAALRTKLDELQVPVKEFFRFATSEGVELNGYMVRPNGFDSSRRYPVLMTQYSGPGSQQAADRWTIGWEDVLVQQGYIVACVDGRGTGFRGEEFKKCTYGELGKYETVDQIEAARYLASLPYVDPDRIGIYGWSYGGFMALNCILKGNDVFRAAIAVAPVTSWRFYDTIYTEIYNGLPQDNPSGYDDNSPIHFADRLKGKLLIAHGTGDDNVHIQNTYEMITRLVEYDKPFELYVYPDRNHGMGPSRHHLMERCIEFVQRNL from the coding sequence ATGCGGAATTTACTGACCGTTTTTTTTGCACTCTGCACCTTGAATACGATAACCGTTTCGGCGCGACCCGCCTTCGATTACTCCGCCCTGCGCGACGGGACGTTCGAGCAGAAGACCGTGAGCGGCGTGCGCAGCCTCTCCGACGGCGAGCGCTACACGACGATGAGCGACGGCCGCGTGCTATGCTTCTTGTACCGCACCGGCGAGCCGGCGGGCGTCCTGTTCGACGCTTCGGCCGCCGAGCCCCGGATCGAGTTTACGGATTACGTCCTGAGCGCGGACGAAAGACGGTTGCTGCTGACCACGGACGTCGAGCCGATTTACCGGCATTCGTTTACCGCCGAGTACTGGATTTACGACAGGCAGGACGGATCGCTGCGGCGGCTTTCGCAGGGCGGGCCGCAGCAGCAGGCGCAGTTTTCGCCCGACGGCAGCCGGGTGGCTTTCGTGCGCGGAGGCAACCTGTTCGTCGCCGATCCGGCGGCCGGATCGGAGCGGCAGCTGACTTTCGACGGTCGGTTCAACCATATTATCAACGGCCTGCCCGATTGGGTCTACGAGGAAGAATTTTCGTTCGCGCGGGCGTTCGCCTGGTCGCCCGACGGCAGGAAGATAGCCTACCTGCGGTTCGACGAGAGCCGCGTGAAGCAGTATAACATGAACCGCTTCGCCGGCGGGCTCTATCCCGAGAACTATACGTTCAAATATCCGAAGGCCGGCGAGCAGAATTCGGTCGTGGAGCTTTATTGCTGCGATGCGGCGGACGGGAGTACGGTACGGATGGATACGGGGGAGCAGACCGACCAGTACATTCCCCGTCTGTTCTGGACCCCGACGGGGCAGTTGGGCTTTTATCGGCTGAACCGTCTGCAGAACCATTTCGAAGTGTTGTTGTGCGATTCGTCGGGAGCGTCCCGCGTCGTGTACGACGAGCGCAACGACCGCTATGTCGAACGGGTAGACGGGCGGACCGTGACTTTCCTTCCCGACGGCGACCGCTTCGTCGTCCGCAGCGAGCGGGACGGATTCATGCATCTTTACTTATACAGCGTTTCGGAAGGGCTGCTCGACCGGATCACGTCGGGCGAGTGGGAAGTGACCGAGCTGCTCGGCATCGAGGGCGACCGGGTATATTATCTCTCCACCGAGACGTCGCCGCTGCGGCGCGACCTGTATACCGTCCGGCTCGACGGCCGCGGCAAGCGGCGGCTGACCGGCGGCGACGGGACGTACCGGATCGCCCCTTCGCGCGGATTCCGCTATTTTATCAGCTATTTCTCGAACGTGCGGACGCCCAACCGGGTGACGCTGCACCGCTCGGACGGGCGTTTGGTGCGTACGCTGGAGGACAATGCGGCGCTGCGGACCAAGCTCGACGAGTTGCAGGTGCCCGTCAAGGAGTTTTTCCGGTTCGCTACTTCCGAGGGTGTGGAGCTGAACGGTTACATGGTCCGCCCGAACGGCTTCGACTCGTCGCGCCGGTATCCGGTGCTGATGACTCAGTACAGCGGCCCCGGCTCGCAGCAGGCGGCCGACCGCTGGACGATCGGCTGGGAAGACGTGCTCGTGCAGCAGGGATATATCGTAGCCTGCGTCGACGGACGCGGAACGGGTTTCCGCGGCGAGGAGTTCAAGAAGTGCACCTACGGCGAGTTGGGAAAATACGAGACGGTCGACCAGATCGAGGCCGCCCGCTACCTTGCCTCGCTGCCTTACGTCGATCCGGACCGCATCGGTATCTACGGCTGGAGCTACGGCGGCTTCATGGCGCTGAACTGCATTCTGAAGGGCAACGACGTGTTCCGTGCCGCGATCGCCGTCGCTCCCGTCACGTCATGGAGGTTCTACGATACGATTTACACCGAGATCTACAACGGCCTGCCTCAGGATAACCCGTCGGGATACGACGACAACTCGCCGATTCATTTCGCCGACCGCCTGAAGGGCAAGCTGCTGATCGCGCACGGTACGGGCGACGACAATGTGCATATTCAAAATACGTACGAGATGATTACCAGACTCGTCGAGTACGACAAGCCCTTCGAGCTCTACGTCTATCCCGACCGGAATCACGGAATGGGTCCGTCGCGCCATCACCTGATGGAGCGCTGCATCGAGTTCGTGCAAAGGAATCTGTAG
- the nadC gene encoding carboxylating nicotinate-nucleotide diphosphorylase, translated as MKPEYIPFTNDLIELAIREDIGDGDHSSLACIPPDERGRMKLLVKQEGVLAGVEVAEMVLRRLDPDVAFDKRIEDGAHVRPGDVAFYVEGRVVSLLQAERILLNIMQRMSGVATQTARYVKELEGLKTRVLDTRKTTPGMRVLDKMAVKLGGGENHRMGLFDMVILKDNHIDFAGGITAAVEQTKAYLEAKGKRIPIEVEVRSLDDVREVLRLDGVDRIMLDNFTPELTREAVDLIAGRCEIESSGGITLDNLREYAACGVDYISVGALTHQIKSLDLSLKAC; from the coding sequence ATGAAACCGGAGTATATACCTTTTACGAACGATCTGATCGAACTGGCTATCCGCGAGGATATAGGCGACGGAGACCATTCGTCGCTTGCGTGCATCCCTCCCGACGAGCGGGGACGTATGAAGCTGCTTGTCAAGCAGGAGGGCGTTCTGGCCGGAGTCGAGGTGGCCGAGATGGTGCTCCGCCGGCTCGATCCGGACGTGGCGTTCGACAAGCGGATCGAGGACGGCGCGCATGTGCGGCCGGGCGATGTCGCCTTTTATGTCGAGGGACGCGTGGTCTCGCTGTTGCAGGCCGAGCGCATTCTGCTCAACATCATGCAGCGCATGAGCGGCGTGGCGACGCAAACCGCGCGCTACGTGAAAGAGCTGGAGGGCCTGAAGACTCGCGTTCTGGATACGCGCAAGACGACGCCCGGCATGCGCGTACTGGACAAAATGGCGGTCAAGCTGGGCGGGGGCGAGAATCACCGCATGGGCCTGTTCGACATGGTGATTCTGAAAGACAACCACATCGATTTCGCGGGCGGCATCACGGCTGCCGTCGAACAGACGAAGGCCTACCTCGAAGCCAAGGGCAAGCGGATTCCGATCGAGGTCGAGGTCCGCTCGCTGGACGATGTCCGCGAGGTGCTCCGCCTCGACGGCGTCGACCGCATCATGCTCGACAATTTCACGCCCGAACTCACGCGCGAGGCCGTCGATCTGATCGCGGGCCGCTGCGAGATCGAGTCCTCGGGCGGCATCACGCTCGACAACCTGCGCGAGTACGCCGCCTGCGGCGTCGACTATATTTCGGTCGGTGCGTTGACGCATCAGATCAAGAGTTTGGACTTGAGTCTGAAAGCCTGCTGA